The proteins below come from a single Pichia kudriavzevii chromosome 2, complete sequence genomic window:
- a CDS encoding uncharacterized protein (PKUD0B00710; similar to Saccharomyces cerevisiae YPL262W (FUM1); ancestral locus Anc_6.13): protein MLAARSLKARMSTRAFSTTSIAKRIEKDAFGDIEVPNEKYWGAQTQRSLQNFKIGGKREVMPEPIIKSFGILKKATAKINAESGALDPKLSEAIQQAATEVYEGKLMDHFPLVVFQTGSGTQSNMNANEVISNRAIEILGGELGSKTPVHPNDHVNMSQSSNDTFPTVMHIAAVTEVSSHLLPELTALRDALQKKSDEFKNIIKIGRTHLQDATPLTLGQEFSGYVQQCTNGIKRIEIALEHLRYLAQGGTAVGTGLNTKKGFAEKVANEVTKLTGLQFYTAPNKFEALAAHDAVVEMSGALNTVAVSLFKIAQDIRYLGSGPRCGYGELALPENEPGSSIMPGKVNPTQNEALTMLCTQVFGNHSCITFAGASGQFELNVFKPVMISNLLSSIRLLGDGCNSFRIHCVEGIIANTDKIDKLLHESLMLVTALNPHIGYDKASKIAKNAHKKGLTLKQSALELGYLTEEQFNEWVRPENMIGPKD, encoded by the coding sequence ATGTTAGCTGCTAGATCATTAAAGGCAAGAATGTCAACAAGAGCTTTCTCAACTACCTCAATTGCAAAAAGAATCGAAAAAGATGCATTTGGTGACATCGAAGTCCCAAATGAGAAATATTGGGGTGCTCAAACTCAAAGATCTTTacaaaatttcaaaattggtGGTAAGAGAGAAGTTATGCCAGAACCAATCATCAAatcttttggtattttaAAGAAGGCTACTGCTAAGATCAATGCTGAGTCTGGTGCTTTAGACCCAAAGTTATCTGAAGCCATCCAACAAGCTGCAACCGAAGTTTATGAAGGTAAACTAATGGACCATTTCCCATTAGTTGTCTTTCAAACCGGTTCTGGTACTCAATCTAACATGAATGCCAATGAAGTCATCTCTAATAGAGCAATTGAAATCTTGGGTGGTGAATTAGGCTCTAAAACTCCAGTCCATCCTAATGATCATGTTAATATGTCCCAATCTTCTAATGATACTTTCCCTACTGTCATGCATATTGCAGCAGTTACAGAAGTTTCATCCCATTTATTACCAGAATTAACTGCACTAAGAGATGCATTGCAAAAGAAATCCGATGAATTTAAgaatattatcaaaatcgGTAGAACCCATTTACAAGATGCAACTCCTTTAACTTTAGGTCAAGAATTTTCTGGTTATGTTCAACAATGTACTAATGGTATCAAAAGAATCGAAATTGCTCTTGAACATTTGAGATACTTAGCTCAAGGTGGTACTGCCGTTGGTACTGGTCTTAACACCAAGAAAGGTTTTGCTGAAAAGGTTGCAAATGAAGTCACCAAATTGACTGGTTTACAATTCTATACCGCTCCAAATAAATTCGAAGCCCTTGCAGCTCACgatgctgttgttgaaatgtCTGGTGCTTTGAATACCGTTGCAGTCTCATTATTCAAAATCGCTCAAGATATCAGATATTTGGGTTCCGGCCCAAGATGTGGTTATGGTGAATTGGCTTTACCAGAAAATGAACCAGGTTCTTCCATCATGCCAGGTAAAGTTAACCCAACTCAAAACGAAGCTTTGACTATGCTTTGTACCCAAGTCTTTGGTAACCACTCTTGTATTACCTTTGCAGGTGCTTCAGGTCAATTCGAATTGAATGTCTTTAAGCCAGTTATGATCTCCAACTTGTTATCTTCTATTAGGTTATTAGGTGATGGTTGTAATTCTTTTAGAATCCACTGTGTTGAAGGTATCATTGCAAATACCGACAAGATTGATAAATTACTACATGAATCTCTCATGTTAGTTACTGCTTTGAACCCACACATTGGTTACGATAAGGCTTCCAAGATTGCAAAGAATGCACACAAGAAGGGCTTGACATTGAAACAATCTGCATTGGAATTAGGTTACTTGACCGAAGAACAATTCAATGAATGGGTTAGACCAGAAAACATGATTGGTCCAAAGGATTAG
- a CDS encoding uncharacterized protein (PKUD0B00700; similar to Saccharomyces cerevisiae YMR061W (RNA14); ancestral locus Anc_2.627) yields the protein MSIPEKRKVENEDPDEYTPEPKRTQVEAPGDENEQDAAEKDIVLDDYRAWEKHLNYIICQGNEEEINRSFEKFLSQYCNDGEKWADYIEFKMKDKTLETVDRIWIESKFAKVLPKIYSIKLWRRYVKYVEFINPITPDNGEKARSTVFKAYKFAIDTVGNDFFKSDELWGDYLRYLYNWQTVNSNESTTKEGMIRSVLKKMISYPSLKLEENWNIFIKFEADLNINKSRKIIADCTPEYLKIKSINDELKKLTKNITELKDRRYVKRQLVKWQKWIEWEKENHLKISPEDVDRRVNYVYNLSVQYCRLIPEVWFNYYYYLILERNDKTKSIDILEMGHSVNPTSLLLCNEMSRYYESKGDLEKVRKVWLELIERIEKSKTYSNKDEIVSYLYCDLLKVVNRISNIKEVRNIFKLARKYMNIKWNVYVTYAMIEYYNNEAKIANRSFALGMQYFKREVHFVEKYLDFLIDTRDMANFKKVIEISIENFKEVSDDRALKILFNKYYEVEERIGDSESMNSLITRYSALFGKAKISNFIRSGLKNNFNGVDVVRILDEYKEIAESNDSDVEITGSGSVTSVIEGLKEETRPAEENKREANEENELMAKLQGFLQALPKDAQIQEQIKVLSIGQLMDHFGV from the coding sequence ATGTCCATACcagaaaagagaaaagtaGAAAATGAGGATCCTGACGAATATACGCCAGAGCCAAAAAGGACACAAGTGGAGGCACCTGGAGATGAGAATGAACAGGATGCCGCTGAGAAAGACATAGTTTTAGATGATTACCGAGCATGGGAGAAACACCTCAATTACATAATATGCCaaggaaatgaagaagaaataaataGGTCGTTTGAAAAGTTTCTTTCACAGTACTGCAACGATGGAGAAAAATGGGCAGATTATATTGAATTTAAAATGAAGGATAAGACATTAGAGACGGTGGACAGAATATGGATTGAATCGAAATTTGCAAAAGTTCTACCGAAAATTTATAGTATCAAGTTGTGGAGAAGATATGTGAAGtatgttgaatttatcaatcCAATTACACCAGATAATGGGGAGAAAGCACGCAGTACGGTTTTCAAAGCATATAAATTTGCGATTGATACAGTTGGTAACGATTTTTTCAAGAGTGATGAACTGTGGGGCGATTACTTGAGGTATCTATACAATTGGCAAACAGTTAATTCCAACGAGAGCACGACCAAGGAAGGTATGATCAGAAGTGTACTAAAAAAGATGATTAGTTATCCTAGTTTGAAATTAGAAGAAAATTGgaatattttcataaaatttgaagctgatttgaatattaaCAAATCACGTAAGATAATTGCCGATTGTACAcctgaatatttgaaaatcaagagTATCAATGACGAGCTGAAAAAACTCACCAAGAATATTACTGAACTCAAGGATAGGAGATACGTCAAACGTCAACTAGTTAAATGGCAAAAATGGATTGAATGGGAGAAGGAGAACCATTTAAAGATAAGTCCAGAGGATGTTGACAGGAGGGTCAACTATGTGTATAATCTGTCGGTCCAGTATTGCCGTTTAATTCCTGAAGTTTGGTTCaattactattattacCTTATCTTAGAAAGGAATGACAAGACCAAGTCAATTGATATACTAGAGATGGGACATTCCGTTAACCCAACCAGTTTACTATTGTGCAACGAGATGTCTAGATATTATGAGAGTAAAGGCGACTTGGAAAAGGTGAGAAAAGTGTGGCTAGAACTGATTGAAAGGATTGAGAAAAGCAAGACCTATTCTAATAAGGATGAAATCGTATCATATCTTTATTGtgatttgttgaaagtaGTGAACAGAATTTCCAATATCAAAGAGGTTCGGAACATCTTCAAGCTTGCCAGAAAATATATGAATATAAAATGGAACGTGTACGTCACATATGCAATGATTGAATATTATAACAATGAGGCCAAAATTGCCAATAGATCATTTGCATTAGGAATGCAATACTTCAAGAGAGAAGTTCactttgttgaaaaataccTGGATTTCTTAATCGACACACGGGACATGgccaatttcaagaaagtGATTGAAAtatcaattgaaaactttaaagaAGTTAGTGACGATCGGGCACTGAAGATACTATTCAATAAGTACTACGAAGTTGAGGAAAGAATTGGTGATTCTGAGAGCATGAATTCACTGATAACTCGGTATAGCGCGTTATTTGGAAAGGCCAAGATATCTAACTTCATTAGAAGTGGACTCAAGAACAATTTTAatggtgttgatgttgtCAGGATACTCGATGAGTACAAGGAGATAGCGGAGAGTAACGATAGTGACGTTGAAATTACGGGAAGTGGAAGTGTTACGTCTGTTATCGAAGGCTTGAAGGAGGAGACACGGCCTGCTGAGGAGAACAAGAGAGAAgccaatgaagaaaatgaactcATGGCCAAACTACAAGGGTTCCTCCAGGCCTTGCCAAAAGATGCACAAATCCAAGAACAGATCAAGGTGTTGAGCATTGGACAATTAATGGACCATTTTGGTGTATAG
- a CDS encoding uncharacterized protein (PKUD0B00670; similar to Saccharomyces cerevisiae YFR051C (RET2); ancestral locus Anc_3.575), giving the protein MVVLAASVCTHGGKPIISRQFRDLTKERVMTLLANFPTLLSESNNSQQTSVEDEYVRYMYQPLEEFYVVLITNKHSNILQDIDTLHLFSQSITSILRHVDEKEIYENCFELLSAFDEIICLGYKENLTSSQVINFLEMDSHEERIQEIIERNKELEAAEASKKKAVELQFKEMMKKSNPHALDQFQQQQNFYSPPPPQNVYTEPEPELQHHHSTLANNNKRSGGTQLGRKQSAFGDNQPLLVNPSASTRRIEQPLYQEQDSRTQSSSLTPANKQPQIENNGILLTVNEKYSAQISREGTVTSAEVKGDLQIRISNPELAKAQIKLSLNDSSEFSTQYKTHPNVDKKLFNSNSIIGLKDPTKPFPSNDLNLGVLRWRSTLKKTDSEDASGLLPIILTTWVNNNNDGTIGLTFEYEVNTAKNVDEVIIIIPIVNASLESSENDNASLQFTDDGVYIKLTNLLETQSGSFEILCKNTDDEEALFPMEVSFSELKEIDSLKQGSGLVVESVISTDSQDALPYDIYINASNESYYIV; this is encoded by the coding sequence ATGGTAGTATTGGCAGCTTCTGTTTGCACTCATGGTGGTAAACCTATTATTTCAAGGCAATTTAGAGATTTGACCAAGGAAAGAGTTATGACATTATTAGCCAATTTCCCTACTCTATTGTCCGAATCTAACAACTCCCAACAGACATCAGTGGAAGATGAGTATGTAAGATATATGTACCAACCACTAGAGGAGTTCTACGTTGTTTTGATCACCAACAAGCACTCCAATATCTTGCAAGATATTGATACGTTACATTTGTTTAGCCAATCTATCACCTCAATTCTGAGACATGTAGACGAAAAGGAGATTTATGAAAATTGTTTTGAGCTTTTGAGTGCATTTGATGAGATTATTTGTTTAGGCTACAAGGAAAATCTAACATCCAGTCAAGTCATCAACTTCCTAGAAATGGATTCTCACGAGGAAAGAATCcaagaaatcattgaaagaaacaaagaattgGAAGCAGCAGAAGCAAGTAAGAAGAAAGCAGTTGAGTTGCAATTCAAggaaatgatgaagaaatctaATCCGCATGCACTAGACCAAtttcaacagcaacaaaatTTCTATTCTCCGCCACCTCCTCAAAACGTTTATACCGAGCCGGAACCAGAGTTGCAACATCATCATTCTACTCTTGCAAACAATAACAAGAGATCAGGCGGTACGCAATTGGGCAGAAAACAGTCTGCATTTGGCGACAATCAACCATTATTAGTCAATCCTTCAGcttcaacaagaagaattgaGCAACCATTATACCAAGAACAAGACTCGAGAACGCAATCATCATCTCTAACACCAGCAAACAAACAAcctcaaattgaaaacaacgGTATCCTACTTACTGTGAATGAGAAGTATTCTGCACAGATATCAAGGGAAGGTACTGTTACTTCTGCAGAAGTGAAAGGTGATTTACAGATTAGAATCAGTAATCCCGAATTGGCAAAGGCACAAATCAAATTATCTCTCAATGATAGTAGTGAATTTTCGACCCAATATAAGACGCATCCAAATGTCGATAAAAAATTATTCAACTCTAACTCAATCATTGGCCTGAAAGATCCAACAAAACCTTTCCCATCAAATGATCTCAACTTGGGAGTCTTGAGATGGAGAtcaactttgaagaagacaGATTCTGAAGATGCATCTGGATTATTACCAATAATATTGACTACATGGGtaaataacaataatgaTGGTACCATTGGTTTGACATTTGAATATGAAGTTAATACAGCtaaaaatgttgatgaggtcattattattatacCTATTGTAAACGCATCTCTTGAATCTAGTGAAAATGATAACGCATCTTTACAATTTACAGATGATGGTGTGTATATTAAGCTTACGAACCTACTAGAAACTCAATCAGGGtcttttgaaatattaTGTAAAAATACCGACGATGAGGAGGCACTATTCCCAATGGAagtttcattttcagaattGAAAGAGATCGATTCTCTAAAGCAAGGTTCAGGACTCGTTGTCGAATCCGTTATAAGCACTGACTCTCAAGACGCATTGCCATACGATATTTATATCAATGCATCGAATGAGAGCTATTATATTGTTTAA
- a CDS encoding uncharacterized protein (PKUD0B00650; Pfam Domains: AA_permease(3.3e-08)) — translation MEAIKSATGFAPITSTASRFHEISALASPIREIDAVHAEDDDDLLAEIGYKPELMRRFSTFQIFGIAYSIMGILPSVASLLGDALTSGPAGAVWSWVIASFLILTVGIGMSELASAIPTSGGLYYWTYYYAPDSVAVPLSFVIGLSNTLALCSGTVSVFYGCAQEVLAAVYLTNNDFVITDGKTYGVFAGCIFTGALATCVSSKNVAFLQTLSSACHTGLLVLFLIALPIGTKINRGEFNSRGFIFGDVQNYSDWTTGWQFCLSFMTAVWTIGAFDSCVHMSEEAKNATHGVPIGICGAISVCGLLGFVILICVCACMNPDIETILATDTGFPMAQVIYDSLGNKWAIAFMSLMAVCQWLMGASLVTASSRQIWAFARDNGLPFAEIFKVVNKRMKVPLRAVGLAGLISLAIGCLCLAGSTAAGALFSLGVCGNYLAWCTPIFLKLVFGKDKFKPGAFYLGKILSSINGWIACAWGAFIIILACFPSSKHVDKTTMNYASVITGGCWILSIVFFFTYKYKYYHGPRSNLEDPIQDTSSESELIKLSANEKADMA, via the coding sequence ATGGAAGCCATAAAATCTGCGACTGGGTTTGCACCCATCACTTCGACAGCATCGAGGTTTCACGAAATATCAGCATTAGCCTCACCTATTAGAGAGATCGATGCAGTACACGCAGAAGACGACGATGATTTGCTTGCTGAAATCGGATACAAGCCGGAATTGATGAGACGATTCTCCactttccaaattttcGGTATTGCTTATTCAATTATGGGCATTTTGCCATCAGTGGCATCGTTACTAGGAGACGCGTTGACATCAGGTCCCGCTGGTGCTGTTTGGTCGTGGGTGATTGCATCATTCTTGATCTTGACGGTGGGAATTGGCATGTCGGAGCTTGCATCTGCTATTCCTACATCAGGAGGATTATACTACTGGACATACTATTATGCACCAGATTCTGTTGCCGTTCCGTTGTCTTTTGTTATTGGCTTATCCAATACACTAGCCCTTTGTTCAGGTACGGTTTCTGTGTTTTATGGATGTGCACAAGAGGTCCTTGCGGCTGTGTACTTGACCaacaatgattttgttattaCAGATGGTAAAACGTATGGAGTGTTTGCAGGCTGCATATTTACAGGTGCATTGGCAACTTGCGTCTCGTCAAAGAATGTTGCGTTCCTACAAACATTGTCGTCTGCATGCCACACAGGATTGCTAGTTTTGTTTCTCATTGCATTACCAATTGGTACCAAGATCAACAGAGGCGAGTTTAACAGCCGTGGATTCATCTTTGGCGATGTTCAAAACTATTCTGATTGGACTACAGGATGGCAATTCTGTCTATCTTTCATGACAGCCGTTTGGACTATTGGAGCCTTTGACTCATGTGTCCATATGTCAGAAGAGGCGAAGAATGCCACGCACGGTGTTCCAATTGGCATCTGTGGAGCAATATCTGTGTGTGGGTTATTAGGATTtgttattttgatttgtgTGTGTGCATGCATGAATCCAGATATTGAAACTATTTTAGCTACCGATACAGGGTTCCCCATGGCACAAGTCATTTATGATTCACTAGGAAACAAGTGGGCAATTGCATTCATGTCGTTAATGGCGGTATGCCAATGGCTAATGGGAGCATCGTTAGTCACCGCATCGTCGAGGCAAATTTGGGCATTTGCAAGAGACAATGGATTACCTTTTGCCGAAATTTTTAAAGTCGTtaacaaaagaatgaaaGTCCCACTCAGGGCAGTTGGATTAGCAGGTCTAATATCATTAGCAATTGGATGTTTATGTCTTGCCGGAAGTACCGCCGCCGGTGCATTGTTTTCACTAGGTGTTTGTGGTAACTATCTTGCATGGTGTACACCTATTTTCCTCAAATTagtttttggaaaagatAAATTCAAGCCCGGTGCTTTTTATTTGGGTAAAATTCTTTCCTCAATAAATGGTTGGATTGCTTGCGCTTGGGGCGCTTTTATTATCATTCTTGCTTGTTTCCCCTCTTCTAAGCACGTTGATAAAACAACCATGAACTATGCAAGCGTGATCACTGGCGGTTGTTGGATTTTgtcaattgtttttttcttcacctATAAATACAAATATTACCATGGCCCTAGAAGTAACTTGGAGGATCCTATTCAAGACACTAGCTCTGAATCTGAACTCATTAAGCTTTCCGCAAATGAGAAAGCTGACATGGCCTAA
- a CDS encoding uncharacterized protein (PKUD0B00690; similar to Saccharomyces cerevisiae YMR060C (SAM37); ancestral locus Anc_2.626), which yields MTYKIYAWGDGKSIAPFDVSSHILNHLIQENNLKDFELIVNSNIFQSHSGRLPYLVDEDCPNKQATGFVEILKIIKDHTAKSNQHTSPKLNLLYLAFLDDLVENLELITMYNFFFLKKNYEGFTRGIFQSYLTWPMQYKPPVDLRNHAIEICLENGIINQESVPNGEATYFNSNLEDELENLNSEEKKLRDTPVINELQKSQMDQQLAVLAERKTMVSNMQCLNRLKTLLAKFEDFKSKINDPVFELIVNYYMKLNSFDQLPEKFISMWLQREYPKLYKEVTDLKIIPIDNNTEKVPLSTALKKTLTSFL from the coding sequence ATGACATATAAAATCTATGCTTGGGGAGATGGCAAATCAATTGCACCTTTTGATGTCTCATCTCATATCCTAAACCATTTaattcaagaaaataatttgaaagattttgaGTTGATCGTAAATTCTAATATATTCCAGTCACACTCAGGTAGACTACCTTATTTGGTGGACGAAGACTGTCCAAATAAGCAAGCTACGGGATTTGTTGAGATTCTGAAGATTATCAAAGATCATACAGCTAAAAGTAATCAACATACATCACCTAAATTAAACCTCCTATATCTTGCGTTCTTGGATGACTTGGTTGAAAATCTAGAACTCATCACAATGtacaatttcttctttttgaaaaaaaactatgAAGGATTTACAAGAGGTATATTTCAAAGTTATCTAACATGGCCAATGCAATATAAACCACCGGTTGATCTTCGCAACCATGCAATAGAAATATGTCtggaaaatggaataaTCAATCAAGAGTCAGTACCTAATGGTGAAGCAACTTATTTTAACTCCAATTTAGAGGATGAGTTGGAAAACCTAAACTctgaggaaaaaaaactaagGGATACTCCTGTAATCAATGAGTTACAGAAATCGCAAATGGACCAACAACTTGCTGTTTTGGctgaaagaaaaacaatggTCTCAAATATGCAATGCTTAAATAGATTGAAAACTCTTTTAGCTAAATTTGAGGATTTTAAATCGAAGATAAATGATCCAGTTTTCGAGCTAATCGTAAATTACTACATGAAACTAAATAGTTTCGATCAACTACCTGAAAAGTTTATTTCGATGTGGCTACAGAGAGAATACCCAAAACTTTACAAAGAAGTGACAGACTTGAAAATTATTCCTATTGATAACAATACAGAGAAAGTTCCGCTGTCCACAGctttaaaaaaaacgtTAACCTCCTTTCTGTAG
- a CDS encoding uncharacterized protein (PKUD0B00680; similar to Saccharomyces cerevisiae YMR059W (SEN15); ancestral locus Anc_2.625), whose protein sequence is MINTLGLTSKVKLHLTHSVMWSNIITLNIENLDLQRRQSTPPIDADGMNQLTYVLRGTNPKNHKTEYVIPISKRSVLTLEMISLIFENIQILEDDILDKMLVAVVDHDSSILYYYVHKGVKNYTD, encoded by the coding sequence ATGATAAATACATTGGGGTTAACAAGTAAGGTGAAACTACACCTTACACATTCCGTGATGTGGTCCAACATTATTACTCTAAATATTGAGAATTTAGATTTGCAGAGGCGACAATCAACTCCGCCAATTGATGCCGATGGGATGAATCAATTGACTTATGTACTTCGAGGAACAAACCCGAAAAACCACAAGACTGAATATGTCATTCCCATTTCTAAAAGGTCGGTATTAACTTTAGAGATGATCAGCTtgatatttgaaaatattcaaattttggaaGACGACATCCTTGACAAGATGCTCGTAGCAGTTGTTGACCATGACAGTTCTATACTATACTACTATGTGCACAAAGGAGTTAAGAATTACACAGATTAA
- a CDS encoding uncharacterized protein (PKUD0B00660; Pfam Domains: AA_permease(1.2e-08)), with protein MEAIKSATGFAPITSTASRFHEISALASPIREIDAVHAEDDDDLLAEIGYKPELMRRFSTFQIFGIAYSIMGILPSVASLLGDALTSGPAGAVWSWVIASFLILTVGIGMSELASAIPTSGGLYYWTYYYAPDSVAVPLSFVIGLSNTMALCSGTVSVFYGCAQEVLAAVYLTNNDFVITDGKTYGVFAGCIFTGALATCVSSKNVAFLQTLSSVCHTGLLVLFLIALPIGTKINRGEFNSRGFIFGDVQNYSDWTTGWQFCLSFMTAVWTIGGFDSCVHMSEEAKNATHGVPIGICGAISVCGLLGFVILICVCACMNPDIETILATDTGFPMAQVIYDSLGNKWAIAFMSLMAVCQWLMGASLVTASSRQIWAFARDNGLPFAEIFKVVNKQMKVPLRAVGLAGLISLAIGCLCLAGSTAAGALFALMVCGNYLAWCTPIFLKLVFGKDKFKPGSFYLGKVLSTINGWIACAWGVFITIVACFPSSKHVDKTTMNYASVISGGVWILSIIFFFTYKYKHYHGPKSNLDDSAIDGSSDAESVKLPLHEKSDIV; from the coding sequence ATGGAAGCCATAAAATCTGCGACTGGGTTTGCACCCATCACTTCGACAGCATCGAGGTTTCATGAAATATCAGCATTAGCCTCACCTATTAGAGAGATCGATGCAGTACACGCAGAAGACGACGATGATTTGCTTGCTGAAATCGGATACAAGCCGGAATTGATGAGACGATTCTCCactttccaaattttcGGTATTGCTTATTCAATTATGGGCATTTTGCCATCAGTGGCATCGTTACTAGGAGACGCGTTGACATCAGGTCCCGCTGGTGCTGTTTGGTCGTGGGTGATTGCATCATTCTTGATCTTGACGGTGGGAATTGGCATGTCGGAGCTTGCATCTGCTATTCCTACATCAGGAGGATTATACTACTGGACATACTATTATGCACCAGATTCTGTTGCCGTTCCGTTGTCTTTTGTTATTGGCTTATCCAATACAATGGCCCTTTGTTCAGGCACGGTTTCTGTGTTTTATGGATGTGCACAAGAGGTCCTTGCGGCTGTGTACTTGACCaacaatgattttgttattaCAGATGGTAAAACGTATGGAGTGTTTGCAGGCTGCATATTTACAGGTGCATTGGCAACTTGCGTCTCGTCAAAGAATGTTGCGTTCCTACAAACATTGTCGTCTGTATGCCACACAGGATTGCTAGTTTTGTTTCTCATTGCATTACCAATTGGTACCAAGATCAACAGAGGCGAGTTTAACAGCCGTGGATTCATCTTTGGCGATGTTCAAAACTATTCTGATTGGACTACAGGATGGCAATTCTGTCTATCTTTCATGACAGCCGTTTGGACTATTGGTGGTTTTGACTCATGTGTCCATATGTCAGAAGAGGCGAAGAATGCCACGCACGGTGTTCCAATTGGCATCTGTGGAGCAATATCTGTGTGTGGGTTATTAGGATTtgttattttgatttgtgTGTGTGCATGCATGAATCCAGATATTGAAACTATTTTAGCTACCGATACAGGGTTCCCCATGGCACAAGTCATTTATGATTCACTAGGAAACAAGTGGGCAATTGCATTCATGTCGTTAATGGCGGTATGCCAATGGCTAATGGGAGCATCGTTAGTCACCGCATCGTCGAGGCAAATTTGGGCATTTGCAAGAGACAATGGATTACCTTTTGCCGAAATTTTTAAAGTCGTTAATAAGCAGATGAAAGTCCCACTCAGGGCAGTTGGATTAGCAGGTCTAATATCATTAGCAATTGGATGTTTATGTCTTGCCGGAAGTACCGCCGCCGGTGCATTATTTGCTCTTATGGTGTGTGGTAACTATCTTGCATGGTGTACACCTATTTTCCTCAAATTagtttttggaaaagatAAATTCAAGCCAGGATCATTTTATCTGGGCAAAGTGCTTTCCACAATAAATGGTTGGATAGCGTGTGCTTGGGGTGTCTTTATTACCATTGTTGCTTGTTTCCCCTCTTCTAAGCACGTCGACAAAACAACCATGAATTATGCGAGTGTTATCAGTGGTGGTGTCTGGATATTGTCAatcatatttttcttcacttaCAAGTACAAACACTATCATGGTCCAAAAAGTAATTTGGATGATTCTGCTATAGATGGAAGTTCTGATGCAGAGTCTGTAAAACTCCCTCTCCATGAGAAGTCAGACATCGTTTGA